A window of uncultured Draconibacterium sp. contains these coding sequences:
- a CDS encoding DUF4252 domain-containing protein: MKTITKVIFTLAFMLATMLAVAQSKSDKIYDVFSGRDGVTNFTFSKNMIDAIDIDLGDEDDERNVTGDLHKIRFLSYNPEKGDLSADEFTRKAIGMLPSQYHKFEEDEDDDAEIWLLGKKKNFSECHVFTKGENNKGLRIVVSFYGDFTVNDIDELKNTGKGFSEE; encoded by the coding sequence ATGAAAACAATAACAAAAGTAATTTTCACTTTGGCTTTTATGCTGGCCACCATGTTGGCTGTAGCGCAGAGCAAATCGGATAAAATTTACGATGTATTTTCGGGGCGCGATGGAGTTACCAATTTTACCTTTTCGAAAAATATGATTGATGCGATTGATATCGATTTGGGAGATGAGGATGACGAGCGAAACGTTACCGGCGATTTGCATAAAATTCGATTTTTGTCGTACAATCCTGAAAAAGGAGATTTAAGTGCAGATGAATTTACCCGGAAAGCAATTGGGATGTTGCCATCGCAATATCATAAATTTGAAGAAGATGAGGATGACGATGCCGAGATATGGCTCTTGGGTAAAAAGAAGAATTTTTCAGAATGCCATGTTTTTACAAAAGGAGAAAATAACAAAGGCCTTCGTATTGTTGTTTCTTTTTACGGCGATTTTACAGTAAACGATATTGATGAATTAAAAAATACAGGAAAAGGATTCTCGGAAGAATAG